One Bacillus sp. SM2101 genomic window, AACAGTCCGGTTGGACCGATTTTATTAATAGCATCAGATGAATTTTTATATGAAATTATCTTTGTTTCGTCAAGTACCTTCAATAAAGAGTATTATGATTCAATGAATAACAATGAAAATAACGAAATTTTAAATGAATCGGTAAAGCAATTAGAAGAATATTTTCGTGGACAAAGAATACAATTTGATCTTCCGTTGAAAGTGGAAGGAACGTCATTCCAAAAACAGGCATGGCAAGCACTAACAACGATTCCTTTTGGACATACGATAAGCTACCAAGAACAAGCTCAAGTGTTAGGTGACCCGAAAAAAGCTAGGGCGATAGGTGGCGCTAATAGTAAAAATTCATTACCTATCATTATCCCTTGTCATCGAGTGATTGGGAAAAATGGTAAGCTAACAGGGTTTGCTGGAGGAATTGATATTAAAGAGGCATTACTAAAGCATGAAGAAAAATACTATAAGAACGTAACTCACCCTTAAGACGATGGAGTTACGTTCTTAGCTACATCCTATATTGTTACATAGCTTTTTCAGCTACTAAATTTTCTAATGTTTCGATCATATCTTCTAATTTCTTGAAGCTTGAAACGATATTTTTAATACGATTATTTTGTTCTTCCATATGTGCCAGTATCTCTTGAGATGAAGCAGAGCTTTGCTGTGTAATGCTTGAGATTGACAAGATTTCGTTTGAAATACGGTGACTATCCCCTAAGATTTCAGCAAGCATGTCATTAACTTTTCCGGATTCTTCTTCTACTTCTTCACTTGTACTTTTAATTGCTTTAAAAGTCTCTTGGACGACCTTCATTACTTGCTCACTTTGTAAAATTGCATTTTCTCCGAGGTTTGTTTGTTCGGCAGCATGTAACGTTTTTTCTTGTATACCATTTAAAATAGAAGTGATTTCTGCAGTCGAGTGTCGAGAGTCCTCCGCAAGCTTTCTCACTTCGTCAGCAACGACCGCAAAGCCTTTTCCGTGTTCCCCTGCACGTGCTGCTTCTATTGCCGCATTGAGAGCTAGCAGGTTTGTTTGCTCTGAGATGCCAGTTATTTTATTTACTATCCCTTCTATCTTATGATTTTGATTGCTTAAGTCATTCATAACAGCTACTGTCGAATTTATTATTGTGTGAACTTTCTCTATTTCTCCCATTAAAACTTCAACATTGTTG contains:
- a CDS encoding methylated-DNA--[protein]-cysteine S-methyltransferase, with protein sequence MVGVMATKKRELNKRQMNSPVGPILLIASDEFLYEIIFVSSSTFNKEYYDSMNNNENNEILNESVKQLEEYFRGQRIQFDLPLKVEGTSFQKQAWQALTTIPFGHTISYQEQAQVLGDPKKARAIGGANSKNSLPIIIPCHRVIGKNGKLTGFAGGIDIKEALLKHEEKYYKNVTHP